In one Actinomyces trachealis genomic region, the following are encoded:
- the moaC gene encoding cyclic pyranopterin monophosphate synthase MoaC: protein MTDPSQIRLTHLNEAGAAYMVDVTAKQPTVRTASASAFVQCSPLVVAALREGRVPKGDVLAVARVAGIAAAKRVPDLLPLAHVIGVHGCSVDLTVEDGGVRIETTVRTAERTGVEMEALTAATVAGLAVVDMVKGVDRSVCLREARVTAKSGGRSGDWVRPADGEG from the coding sequence GTGACTGACCCCTCTCAGATCCGCCTGACCCACCTGAATGAGGCCGGCGCCGCCTACATGGTGGACGTCACCGCCAAGCAACCGACCGTGCGCACCGCGAGCGCGAGCGCCTTCGTCCAGTGCTCTCCACTGGTGGTTGCGGCCCTGCGCGAGGGCCGCGTCCCCAAGGGTGATGTGCTGGCCGTGGCGCGGGTGGCGGGCATCGCAGCGGCGAAGAGGGTGCCGGACCTGTTGCCGCTGGCGCACGTCATCGGCGTGCACGGGTGCAGCGTCGACCTCACCGTCGAGGACGGGGGCGTGCGCATCGAGACGACGGTGCGCACGGCGGAGCGCACGGGGGTGGAGATGGAGGCGCTGACGGCCGCGACGGTGGCGGGCCTGGCGGTGGTGGACATGGTCAAGGGCGTGGATCGCTCGGTGTGTCTGCGCGAGGCGCGGGTGACGGCGAAGTCGGGGGGCCGCTCGGGTGACTGGGTCCGTCCGGCCGACGGCGAGGGCTGA